AATCACTGCCGTCCCTTAATTCAAACGCTTTTAGCGTCTGGGAGTGGCCAAAGGCCCAAGCGTAGCTTCCGCCTCAAACCTCTGGGATTTGTTATGAGGAAGAGCGCTCTTTTCAGGACCAGGCGGCGGCTGGGGCACGCGCTCATGTTCCTTGGGCTCCATCAGCCAGGAACAGGAAGAGACAAGCAAAAGGGAAAAAAACGCAAGCAGTAGGTTTCCTGTGAATTGTTTCATCATTCCGTGTAAAAGTTGAACCCCACTATGCCGGAAGCACAGAGGGGTTCAAGAAAAATGCGTGACAGAACCTTATCTGGCGGATTGGACCGGACGCAGAAGCTGTACCATGTCGCCGGGCTGGATGCTCATGCCGGCAGGAACGCTGTCCTTGACGATGTCGGCCACTGTCTGATTCTTTTCCAGGGAGGTCACTTTCAGCTTGCCGATACTGCGACCGTCACGGGTGACAAGCAGAACTGTATTCTGGTCAATGTTGCTACCCTGCCCGGCGCCAATGACCACAAAGCCCCACTGGGGATCCACGGACAGCACAGGGTATTCCCCGCTGTTCTTGGCAAGCGCGGCGCGGTATTCGGCCTGTTCCTTCTGGCGATTGGCCAGTTCGGTAGCCTGCTCCGTGCGCTTTTTGGCGGCAACTTCCGTCGCTCCCTTGATTTGGTCGATTTCTTCCTGAAGCTTCTTGTTGGCGTTTTCCGTGGCTTCCATCCTGGCCTGGATTTCTTCAACGCTGGAAACGCCGAATTCACTCAACTGAGCCTTGAGTTCCTGTACCTGCTGGTTGATCTTGGACAGATCGGCATTCAGCTTGACTTCCTCCTCTTTCAATTCCGAGGACTTGGAAAGCTGTTCATCGCGCTGCTGGGTCACGGAAGCCTTGTTGGAAATCAGACTCAGGTTTTCTTCCGCAGCACGGCCGCGGTTCTTGATCATGTCATTGCGCAATCCCGTCCAATCCCGGATTTCCTTGTCCAAGACCTTGCGGTAGGCAATCATTTCCTTGAAGTCCTGATATTGGCCATTGATGCCGAAAACACCGCTGAGACCGGAGAACCAGGCACCTGCTCCTGCGGCAAGAATCAATAAAACTACTAAGACAGTTTTCATTATGTATATAGATGAGAGTGTATGATGAGTTTTGAACCGGGAAAATTACGGACGGACGGATACGACGACGTCTCCGGCCTCAACACGTTCACCAGCGGCAACGGTGCTGGGAAGAACGGTTGCTGTGGAAACACGGGATTCAACGGCATTCACGTCAAGTTCGGCAATCTTGTTGCCGTCTCTCATCACGGCCAGCTTGGAACCGGGCACCACGCCCAGGTCGGAAGCGCCGCCTTCAATCACGACTACATTGAAATCATCAATCACCTGGGAAACCCTGGTCTTCAAATTGGGAGGGGAAAGGTGGGCGTCCTGGTCGGCCTTGAGCTGGCGCAACGCATTGTTGTTGACAACAAGCTGTTCCGTTTCCGCAACAATGGCATCATGCTTGGATTGCTCACCCTGCTTGACAACCTGCAGCTGCTTGGATTCTTCTTCAAGTCCTTTGATCCTGTCGGCAATAGCCTGGATGCTTTCCATGTCCTTGCTCTTGGACTGGAGTTCTGCCAGAGCGGTCTGCTGGGTTTGCAGCTCGGATTTCTTGGCTTCATTGGCGGAGGCCAGTTCCTGGTTCGCGGCTTCCAGTTCATCCTTCTGCTTGGTCAGGGCATTGATGTCGGCCGTAAGGCCTTCATTTTTGACGAGGAACTCCACGTATTTGGTCTTTTCACTCGTAAATTCCTCCCGTAGAGCGTTCAAATTTTTATAACGAGAGCCGCATTCCTTGCGCTCCTTGGTGAGAGCTTCCTCGTTATCAAGATAATACATGGCTCCACCGAGAAGAGCGATGACCAAGGCTGCGATTGATATTTTAACCCACATAGGAAATAATAGAGATGAGAAGGTTCCTGTTACTTTTGTGAGATTGGCACGAACATTTTCAGATTTCAACATCAAAATGACATCCTCATCGTTTTCTTGATATTTTTTTCAGGGCGCTTACGTAAGAAGAGGTCAAAAGCGTAATCCTGTCAGCGCCTTAAAACAATTACACTCTATTTTCTTTTCAAATAGAGCCGCATCTTTTAGTCTTCCTGAACCGTGAGTTACCAGGTCTTTGCCAGAAAATATCGTCCTCTGACATTCAATGACGTCCTTGGACAGGATCACGTCGTCCAGACGCTGAAAAATGCCATTGAACACAATCGCCTCGCACATGCGTATCTTTTCGTAGGCCCCCGCGGCACAGGAAAAACATCCACTGCCAGAATTTTCGCAAAAGCCCTAAATTGTACCGGCGGCCCGAAGGTGGACTTCGACCCGCACGAAGATATTTGCGAGGAGATTGCGGAAGGCCGCAGCCTGGATGTTTTGGAAATCGACGGCGCTTCCAACCGAGGTATCGACCACATCCGGGATTTGAGGGACAATGTGCGCTTTGCCCCCAGCAGAGGCAACTTCCGCATTGTTTATATAGACGAGGTGCACATGCTTACGAAGGAATCCTTCAACGCACTTCTGAAAACGCTGGAAGAGCCGCCCCAGCACGTCAAATTCATCTTCGCAACCACGGAACCGCACAAAATCCTGCCGACCATTCTTTCCCGCTGCCAGCGTTTCGACCTGCGTCCCATCCCTTCTGAAATCATTGCCAACCATCTGCTGCACATCGCCTCCGCCGAGGGAGTCTCCCTGAGCAGTGAGGCGGCGTTCGCCGTGGCGAAAGTGGCGGACGGCGGGATGCGGGATGCCCAGTCCATGCTGGACCAGCTGGTTTCCTTCTGCGGCGACCATATTGAAGAACAACAGGTCCTTCACATTTTCGGCATCACCTCACGGGAAACCGTAGCCCAGGCGCTGGCGCTGATTCTCAAGAAGGAACTGCCCAGCCTTCTCCACCTTCTCCATGAACAGGCGGAAGCGGGAAGGGACATGGGACAGTTCCTTTCCGAAATTATTTCCGCCGTTCGGGAAATCCTCGTCGCCAAGGTGGACCCGGAAGCAAATTTCGATTCCCTGCCGGAGGCGTCCAAGGAGGAACTTACCGAACTCGTCAAGCGCACCCAGACGGACAAGATACTGCGCCTGGTGGAAGTTCTGGCGGAGACGGAAGACAAAATGCGCTGGTCCACCAATAAAAGACTGCATCTGGAAATGGGCCTGATCAAAGCCGTTCACGCCCTGGCGGAAGCAAGCATCAGCGATATTATCATGGCGCTGGAAGGTGCTCCGCTACCCGCCTCCACAAATACGGTTGCTCCAGTATCCGTCTCTTCCGTTCCGCAGGTATTCGGCAGCCAGCCCATTCAGCCGGCCCCTGCTGATACTCCGTCTCCCGTACCTGCGGCCCCCGACATCAATGAGAGCAAGGACCTTATGGATCCGGTTCCGCAATTCTCCGCATCCAGCAAGGACACAACAGCCATCGTCCAGGAACGTGAAGCGGAATACGGAACGCCGGCTCCCGCGGAAGAAAAACCTTCCGCCTCCCCTGTATTGCCCTCTCCGGAACCAGAACCGGAAGTTTCCGCAACTGCGGCAGAGGAAGAGCCCCTTCCCTCCATCCCAGATGAAGAGCCGCCATTCCTGGAAACGGAAACGCCTCCCGCCCCCGCACCTCAGCCAGAGCAAATACAACCAGAAGAAATGCCGCGGATTACGTCCGCTCTTTCAGACGCTCCCGTAGCTCCCCCGGACACCACGGAACCGACCTTCATGGACCCGGAAGAAGGGCTCCCGCCGGAAAAGCGCACCAGCAGTTTCTTCGATAACCTCTTCGGCATGGAAAGCGCCCCTGCCCGTCCTGTTTCCGCAAACCAAGAAGAAAAACGGGAAGAACAGCCGCGCCCCGCTACCAAAACCATTACGGAAGAGGACTGGAAAGCCGCGCTGGAACAAGCGGCCGTCAATTTCCCCCTCCAGGCGGATTTCCTGGCCGGAAGCGTCTTCTCCGGCCATGACGGAACATTCGTCACGGTGGCCTTCCATCCCTCTGACCGCCAGGGCATGGACAGCCTGGCATCCGGACCTCTCCGGGCCGCGCTGGAAGCGGATCTGTCCCGTCGTTCAGGTGCTCCGGTGGCCCTCTCCGTCCGTGCAGACGCTTCCGTTCCCGAACCTGTTCAGGAACAACTGGAACCGCTGCCTGCTCCTCCCCCCCCGTCAAACCCGGCGCCCGCGCCCAAATCCCAGGAACCGCAAAGAAAGTCCGCTGCTCCCGTTCAAGAGGCGTCCTCTCAGGAGAGCGACGCAGAAGACTCCTATTATACGGATCCCCTGATTGACGCCGCCATGGAAATATTCCGTGCCCGCATCATTTCCCAATAAACAAGAACACCTATATCCATATACGCCATGAATATTATGAAGATGATGAAGCAGGTCCAGCAAATGCAGTCCGGACTTGCCGCCGCCCAGGAAAAACTGGCCTCCCAGACGGTCACCGCAGAAGGTGCGGGCGACAAGGTCAAAGTCACCGCCACCTGTGACGGCAACATTACGGAGCTGTTCATTGATCCCTCCATTATTGATCCCTCAGACGCGGAATTCCTTCAGGAGCTTGTGTTGAAAACCATTAATGACGCCATCGTCAAAGGCAAGGAAACTGCCGCTACGGAAATGAAGAAACTGACCGGAGGGCTGGACCTGCCTCCCGGCATGGGCTTTTAACCCATCATCAAGGTGCACCGGCTCAGAAGACGCAAACACTTGGCGGAACAGCCCGCGCTATCCGGAGTCAACCAGCTCGGGAAAGCTTTGGGTTGCGTCTCCCTGTGCCTGTGGGTCATCATCGCTACCATCTTCTGGTCCGGATCGGACACGATGGCGTTCATGA
This genomic stretch from Akkermansia biwaensis harbors:
- the dnaX gene encoding DNA polymerase III subunit gamma/tau, which encodes MSYQVFARKYRPLTFNDVLGQDHVVQTLKNAIEHNRLAHAYLFVGPRGTGKTSTARIFAKALNCTGGPKVDFDPHEDICEEIAEGRSLDVLEIDGASNRGIDHIRDLRDNVRFAPSRGNFRIVYIDEVHMLTKESFNALLKTLEEPPQHVKFIFATTEPHKILPTILSRCQRFDLRPIPSEIIANHLLHIASAEGVSLSSEAAFAVAKVADGGMRDAQSMLDQLVSFCGDHIEEQQVLHIFGITSRETVAQALALILKKELPSLLHLLHEQAEAGRDMGQFLSEIISAVREILVAKVDPEANFDSLPEASKEELTELVKRTQTDKILRLVEVLAETEDKMRWSTNKRLHLEMGLIKAVHALAEASISDIIMALEGAPLPASTNTVAPVSVSSVPQVFGSQPIQPAPADTPSPVPAAPDINESKDLMDPVPQFSASSKDTTAIVQEREAEYGTPAPAEEKPSASPVLPSPEPEPEVSATAAEEEPLPSIPDEEPPFLETETPPAPAPQPEQIQPEEMPRITSALSDAPVAPPDTTEPTFMDPEEGLPPEKRTSSFFDNLFGMESAPARPVSANQEEKREEQPRPATKTITEEDWKAALEQAAVNFPLQADFLAGSVFSGHDGTFVTVAFHPSDRQGMDSLASGPLRAALEADLSRRSGAPVALSVRADASVPEPVQEQLEPLPAPPPPSNPAPAPKSQEPQRKSAAPVQEASSQESDAEDSYYTDPLIDAAMEIFRARIISQ
- a CDS encoding YbaB/EbfC family nucleoid-associated protein, whose product is MNIMKMMKQVQQMQSGLAAAQEKLASQTVTAEGAGDKVKVTATCDGNITELFIDPSIIDPSDAEFLQELVLKTINDAIVKGKETAATEMKKLTGGLDLPPGMGF